In a single window of the Alosa sapidissima isolate fAloSap1 chromosome 18, fAloSap1.pri, whole genome shotgun sequence genome:
- the LOC121690238 gene encoding LOW QUALITY PROTEIN: rheacalcin-2-like (The sequence of the model RefSeq protein was modified relative to this genomic sequence to represent the inferred CDS: substituted 1 base at 1 genomic stop codon) yields MILKQLSNLGHPYLLKTSSLSWTDAQTHCXTQHTDLTSVRNLGENDQLVALLNSSSSQEAWISLCRVGWEWTDGSDPSFNYFQRNAGNTEMRNCAALDFNLNGKWEDDVCTNQYPFVCHTNGAHRLIVRINVTLQITSVNLTDTALQNAILEQTCPPTCGYHDRSTNDEPAT; encoded by the exons ATGATTCTTAAGCAGCTTT CCAACCTGGGACACCCCTACCTCCTCAAAACCAGCTCTCTGTCATGGACCGACGCACAAACCCACTGCTGAACGCAACACACAGACCTGACCAGTGTGAGGAACCTTGGTGAGAATGACCAGCTGGTGGCCCTGCTGAACTCATCCAGCAGTCAGGAAGCCTGGATAAGCCTGTGCCGAGTTGGCTGGGAGTGGACCGACGGAAGTGACCCCTCCTTCAATTACTTCCAACGGAATGCAGGAAACACAGAGATGAGGAACTGTGCTGCACTGGATTTTAACCTCAATGGCAAATGGGAAGATGACGTTTGTACCAACCAATACCCATTTGTATGCCACACCA ATGGAGCACATAGGTTGATTGTGAGGATAAACGTAACCTTGCAGATCACTAGCGTTAACCTGACTGACACTGCATTGCAAAATGCCATCTTGGAGCAG ACATGCCCGCCTACCTGTGGATACCATGACAGGAGCACCAACGACGAACCAGCGACATGA
- the LOC121689420 gene encoding nuclear factor 7, ovary-like has product MASSCSALLPEEQLLCSLCGDVFTDPITLPCGHNFCHSCLLGLWDSSSSSTSSSSSSSSSSCCCPHCQRAFPSRPELSVNIAFREIAERFKATRLVSVTTASPSASEPQQHQSQFAAAITSTTTTSGSTSAPSRPAADDEVPCDVCTSPKLRASKACLECLTSYCAAHLEPHLRVAGLRRHRLIEPVERLEERACARHNRPLELYCRWDQMCVCRFCAETDHLDHVMVTLDVESVEKKTSLKMLEGVINQLIQERLNKTQELKQAVELSKENTQREAEESVQVFRALLRCVEGSQASLVEEMEQRQTALERKAQHLLLELEQESTELRAKRDELEKQQKNDDPIDLLQNYPQAMSRPQVKDWSDTRVYTDQCVGLTRRVLSKVEEMLKTEMKRMEENELKRIQAYAIDVTFDPDTAHPNIHLTEDGKQAGRGETLKELPDIPARFDPVLCVMARQGFSSGRFYYEVQVSSKTFWDLGVVSESVNRKGMITSKPENGFWTVRLRNGDEYRALGSPSVQLALRGRPRRVGIYVDHEGGRVSFYDAEAGRHVYSFTGHSFTEPLYPFFSPGVADDGKNLEPLVITSVSQPSGL; this is encoded by the exons ATGGCCTCTTCCTGCAGTGCCCTCCTCCCCGAGGAGCAGCTCCTGTGCTCCCTGTGTGGCGACGTCTTCACAGACCCCATCACTCTGCCCTGCGGACACAACTTCTGCCACTCCTGTCTCCTGGGCCTCTGGGACTCCTCAtcgtcctccacctcctcttcctcttcctcctcctcctcctcctgctgctgcccccACTGCCAACGCGCCTTCCCCTCCCGGCCCGAACTCAGCGTCAACATCGCTTTCCGCGAGATCGCCGAGCGCTTCAAGGCGACGCGCCTCGTCTCGGTGACGACAGCGTCGCCGTCGGCCTCCGAACCTCAGCAACACCAGTCCCAGTTCGCCGCCGCcatcaccagcaccaccaccacctccggcTCCACCTCGGCTCCCTCTCGCCCTGCCGCTGACGATGAGGTCCCCTGCGACGTGTGCACGAGCCCCAAGCTCAGGGCCTCCAAGGCCTGCCTGGAGTGCCTGACGTCGTACTGCGCGGCGCACCTGGAGCCTCACCTGCGCGTGGCGGGGCTGAGGCGGCACCGGCTCATCGAGCCCGTGGAGCGTCTGGAGGAGCGGGCGTGCGCTCGCCACAACCGGCCCCTGGAGCTCTACTGCCGCTGGGACCAGATGTGCGTGTGCCGCTTCTGCGCCGAGACTGACCACCTGGACCACGTGATGGTCACGCTGGACGTGGAGAGTGTGGAGAAGAAG ACCTCACTGAAGATGCTGGAGGGTGTAATTAACCAGCTGATTCAGGAGAGGCTGAATAAGACACAGGAGCTCAAACAAGCAGTGGAGCTCAGCAAA gagAACACTCAGCGTGAGGCAGAGGAGAGTGTGCAGGTGTTCCGGGCGCTGCTGCGCTGTGTGGAGGGCAGCCAGGCATCGctggtggaggagatggagcaAAGACAGACGGCCTTGGAGCGCAAGGCACAGCACCTCCtactggagctggagcaggagagCACCGAGCTCAGGGCCAAGAGAGACGAGCTGGAGAAACAGCAGAAGAACGACGACCCCATTGACCTACTACAG AATTACCCGCAGGCTATGTCTCGGCCGCAGGTGAAAGACTGGTCAGACACCAGAGTGTACACTGACCAGTGTGTGGGCCTCACCAGGAGAGTGCTGTCCAAGGtggaggagatgctcaagaCTGAAATGAAAAGGATGGAGGAGAACG AGCTGAAAAGGATTCAGGCGTATGCAA TtgatgtgacctttgaccctgataCGGCTCACCCCAACATCCACTTGACCGAGGACGGCAAGCAAGCTGGGCGTGGCGAGACCCTCAAAGAACTGCCGGACATTCCGGCCCGTTTCGACCCGGTGCTCTGCGTGATGGCCAGACAGGGTTTCTCCTCCGGTCGGTTCTACTACGAGGTTCAAGTCAGCAGCAAGACGTTCTGGGACCTGGGGGTGGTGAGCGAGTCGGTGAACCGCAAAGGCATGATCACGTCCAAGCCAGAGAACGGCTTCTGGACCGTGCGCCTACGGAACGGGGACGAGTACCGGGCCCTGGGCTCGCCCTCAGTCCAGCTCGCCCTGCGTGGGCGACCCCGGAGAGTCGGGATCTACGTCGACCACGAGGGCGGGCGGGTATCCTTCTACGACGCAGAGGCCGGGCGGCACGTCTACTCGTTCACCGGACACTCCTTCACCGAGCCACTCTACCCCTTCTTCAGTCCGGGTGTCGCAGATGACGGGAAGAACCTTGAGCCATTGGTTATAACGTCTGTTAGTCAACCGAGCGGATTGTGA